A window from Pleuronectes platessa chromosome 6, fPlePla1.1, whole genome shotgun sequence encodes these proteins:
- the pgd gene encoding 6-phosphogluconate dehydrogenase, decarboxylating, with translation MAEADIALIGLAVMGQNLIMNMNDHGFVVCAYNRTVSKVHDFLKNEAKGSKVIGAESLEDMVSKLKKPRRIIMLVKAGQAVDDFIDKLVPLLEAGDIIIDGGNSEYTDTTRRCKSLKEKDLLFVGSGVSGGEEGARYGPSLMPGGHKEAWPHIKDIFQSIAAKVGTGEPCCDWVGDDGAGHFVKMVHNGIEYGDMQLICEAYHLMKDVLGMNHDEMAEAFTSWNKTELDSFLIEITANILKYRDTDGTPLLPKIRDSAGQKGTGKWTAISALEYGTPVTLIGEAVFARCLSSLKDERVEASSRLSGPKGVKFSGDKKAFLEDIRKALYASKIISYAQGFMLLRQAAKEFGWTLNYGGIALMWRGGCIIRSVFLGKIKEAFDRDAELQNLLLDNFFKDAVKECQESWRRTVSTGVQHGIPMPCFTTALSFYDGYRHEMLPANLLQAQRDYFGAHTYELLSKPGSFIHTNWTGHGGNVSSSSYNA, from the exons ATGGCTGA AGCTGACATCGCACTGATCGGTCTGGCTGTCATGGGCCAGAACCTCATCATGAACATGAACGATCACGGCTTTGTG GTCTGCGCCTACAACCGAACCGTGTCCAAGGTGCACGACTTCCTGAAGAACGAGGCCAAAGGCTCCAAGGTGATCGGAGCCGAGTCTCTGGAGGACATGGTGTCCAAGCTGAAGAAGCCCAGGAGGATCATCATGCTGGTCAAGGCAGGACAGGCTGTTGATGACTTTATCGACAAACTG GTTCCTCTCCTGGAGGCAGGTGATATCATCATCGACGGTGGCAACTCTGAATACACGGACACTACA CGGCGGTGTAAGAGTCTGAAAGAGAAGGACTTGCTGTTTGTCGGTAGTGGAGTCAGTGGTGGAGAGGAAGGGGCACGTTATGGACCCTCCCTCATGCCAGGAGGACACAAAGAGGCCTG GCCACACATAAAAGACATCTTCCAGAGCATCGCTGCCAAGGTTGGAACAGGGGAGCCTTGTTGTGACTGG GTTGGAGATGACGGTGCAGGTCATTTTGTGAAAATGGTCCATAACGGCATCGAGTACGGGGACATGCAGCTGATTTGTGAGGCCTATCATCTGATGAAGGATGTTCTGGGTATGAACCATGATGAGATGGCAGAG GCTTTCACCAGCTGGAACAAGACGGAGTTGGACTCCTTCCTGATCGAGATCACGGCCAACATCCTCAAATACAGGGACACTGATGGCACACCTCTGCTGCCCAAGATCCGCGACAGTGCCGGACAGAAAGGAACAGGGAAGTGGACGGCCATTTCCGCCCTGGAATACGGCACACCTGTCACTCTGATCG GGGAGGCTGTCTTTGCCAGATGCCTGTCCTCTCTAAAGGATGAGAGAGTGGAGGCCAGCAGCAGGCTCTCAGGCCCAAAGGGGGTCAAATTCAGCGGCGACAAGAAGGCCTTCCTGGAAGACATCAGAAAG gCTCTTTACGCTTCCAAGATCATTTCCTACGCACAGGGCTTCATGCTGCTTCGGCAGGCAGCCAAAGAGTTTGGCTGGACCCTGAACTACGGTGGGATCGCTCTGATGTGGAGAGGAGGCTGCATCATCCGAAG TGTCTTCCTGGGTAAAATCAAAGAGGCGTTTGACAGGGATGCCGAGCTGCAGAATCTGCTGCTGGACAACTTCTTCAAAGATGCTGTGAAGGAGTGTCAG GAGTCGTGGCGCAGAACGGTCAGCACTGGGGTCCAGCACGGTATCCCCATGCCCTGCTTCACCACCGCTCTGTCCTTCTATGACGGCTACAGACATGAGATGCTGCCAGCAAACCTCCTCCAG gcCCAGAGGGATTACTTTGGAGCTCACACCTATGAGCTGCTCTCAAAACCCGGCAGTTTCATCCACACTAACTGGACGGGTCACGGTGGAaacgtctcctcttcctcctacaaTGCTTAA
- the tardbpa gene encoding TAR DNA binding protein, like isoform X3, translating to MSELYIRVAEEENEEPMEIPSEDDGTVLLSSVAAQFPGACGLRYRNPESQCMRGVRLVEGVLNAPENDWGNLVYVVNYPKDNKRKMDEIDAASAVKVKRGFQKTSDLIVLGLPWKTSEQDLKDYFTTFGEVIMVQVKRDAKTGNSKGFGFVRFTEYETQTKVIAQRHMIDGRWCDCKLPNSRNFPFDCPSQACPDEPMRSRKIFVGRCTEDMSTDELRQYFMQYGEVTDVFIPKPFRAFAFVTFADDQVAQALCGEDLIIKGISVHISNAEPKHNNSRQMMDRGRFGAVHQLFPNFPGGGASLAAMFDRSQYQFPSSNV from the exons ATGTCGGAGCTGTACATCCgtgtggcggaggaggagaacgaggagccGATGGAGATCCCCTCGGAGGACGACGGGACCGTGTTGCTGTCGTCGGTGGCGGCTCAGTTTCCAGGGGCGTGCGGGCTGCGCTACAGGAACCCGGAGTCCCAGTGCATGAGGGGGGTCCGGCTCGTGGAGGGGGTCCTGAATGCACCTGAGAACGACTGGGGGAATCTGGTCTACGTCGTCAATTATCCCAAAG ATAACAAAAGGAAGATGGATGAAATAGATGCTGCCTCAGCCGTGAAAGTCAAGAGGGGCTTTCAGAAGACATCAGATCTTATTGTCCTCGGGCTACCATGGAAAACATCAGAACAAGACTTGAAAGATTATTTCACTACTTTCGGGGAGGTCATCATGGTGCAG GTGAAGAGAGATGCAAAAACTGGCAACTCAAAAGGATTTGGATTTGTCCGATTCACTGAATACGAGACACAGACCAAAGTCATTGCTCAGAGACATATGATTGATGGAAGGTGGTGTGATTGCAAACTTCCTAACTCAAGG AATTTTCCTTTTGACTGTCCCTCTCAGGCGTGTCCTGATGAGCCGATGAGAAGCCGTAAAATCTTTGTTGGCCGCTGCACAGAGGACATGTCCACTGATGAACTGAGGCAGTACTTCATGCAGTATGGTGAAGTCACTGATGTCTTCATCCCCAAACCTTTCCGGGCTTTTGCATTTGTCACATTTGCTGACGACCAG gtcGCCCAAGCCCTGTGTGGCGAGGACTTGATCATCAAGGGCATCAGCGTGCACATCTCTAATGCTGAgcccaaacacaacaacagtagGCAAATGATGGATCGTGGGCGGTTTGGGGCTG TTCACCAACTCTTTCCCAATTTCCCGGGAGGAGGCGCCTCATTGGCAGCAATGTTCGACAGATCTCAGTATCAGTTCCCCTCCTCCAATGTGTAA
- the tardbpa gene encoding TAR DNA binding protein, like isoform X1: MSELYIRVAEEENEEPMEIPSEDDGTVLLSSVAAQFPGACGLRYRNPESQCMRGVRLVEGVLNAPENDWGNLVYVVNYPKDNKRKMDEIDAASAVKVKRGFQKTSDLIVLGLPWKTSEQDLKDYFTTFGEVIMVQVKRDAKTGNSKGFGFVRFTEYETQTKVIAQRHMIDGRWCDCKLPNSRNFPFDCPSQACPDEPMRSRKIFVGRCTEDMSTDELRQYFMQYGEVTDVFIPKPFRAFAFVTFADDQVAQALCGEDLIIKGISVHISNAEPKHNNSRQMMDRGRFGAGGFSQGYGSNRGGLGSGSSGVNFGALGLNPAMVAAAQAALQSSWGMMGMLANQQGLTTTAGTPTTTRDQTYSSASTSYSSPSSASLGWAAGTNPASNSGFSSGFGTSMDSKSSSWGM; this comes from the exons ATGTCGGAGCTGTACATCCgtgtggcggaggaggagaacgaggagccGATGGAGATCCCCTCGGAGGACGACGGGACCGTGTTGCTGTCGTCGGTGGCGGCTCAGTTTCCAGGGGCGTGCGGGCTGCGCTACAGGAACCCGGAGTCCCAGTGCATGAGGGGGGTCCGGCTCGTGGAGGGGGTCCTGAATGCACCTGAGAACGACTGGGGGAATCTGGTCTACGTCGTCAATTATCCCAAAG ATAACAAAAGGAAGATGGATGAAATAGATGCTGCCTCAGCCGTGAAAGTCAAGAGGGGCTTTCAGAAGACATCAGATCTTATTGTCCTCGGGCTACCATGGAAAACATCAGAACAAGACTTGAAAGATTATTTCACTACTTTCGGGGAGGTCATCATGGTGCAG GTGAAGAGAGATGCAAAAACTGGCAACTCAAAAGGATTTGGATTTGTCCGATTCACTGAATACGAGACACAGACCAAAGTCATTGCTCAGAGACATATGATTGATGGAAGGTGGTGTGATTGCAAACTTCCTAACTCAAGG AATTTTCCTTTTGACTGTCCCTCTCAGGCGTGTCCTGATGAGCCGATGAGAAGCCGTAAAATCTTTGTTGGCCGCTGCACAGAGGACATGTCCACTGATGAACTGAGGCAGTACTTCATGCAGTATGGTGAAGTCACTGATGTCTTCATCCCCAAACCTTTCCGGGCTTTTGCATTTGTCACATTTGCTGACGACCAG gtcGCCCAAGCCCTGTGTGGCGAGGACTTGATCATCAAGGGCATCAGCGTGCACATCTCTAATGCTGAgcccaaacacaacaacagtagGCAAATGATGGATCGTGGGCGGTTTGGGGCTGGTGGGTTCAGTCAGGGCTATGGCAGTAATCGTGGTGGGCTAGGCAGCGGTAGCAGTGGGGTTAACTTTGGGGCTCTCGGTCTTAACCCTGCAATGGTGGCCGCTGCTCAGGCAGCTCTACAGAGCAGTTGGGGAATGATGGGCATGCTGGCTAACCAGCAGGGTCTGACCACAACGGCAGGCACACCCACTACAACCCGAGACCAGACCTATAGCTCTGCCAGCACCAGTTACAGCAGCCCCAGCTCGGCTAGCCTCGGCTGGGCTGCAGGAACTAACCCCGCCTCCAACAGCGGCTTCAGCTCTGGCTTTGGCACGTCTATGGACTCTAAGTCTTCTAGTTGGGGAATGTAG
- the tardbpa gene encoding TAR DNA binding protein, like isoform X2 has protein sequence MSELYIRVAEEENEEPMEIPSEDDGTVLLSSVAAQFPGACGLRYRNPESQCMRGVRLVEGVLNAPENDWGNLVYVVNYPKDNKRKMDEIDAASAVKVKRGFQKTSDLIVLGLPWKTSEQDLKDYFTTFGEVIMVQVKRDAKTGNSKGFGFVRFTEYETQTKVIAQRHMIDGRWCDCKLPNSRACPDEPMRSRKIFVGRCTEDMSTDELRQYFMQYGEVTDVFIPKPFRAFAFVTFADDQVAQALCGEDLIIKGISVHISNAEPKHNNSRQMMDRGRFGAGGFSQGYGSNRGGLGSGSSGVNFGALGLNPAMVAAAQAALQSSWGMMGMLANQQGLTTTAGTPTTTRDQTYSSASTSYSSPSSASLGWAAGTNPASNSGFSSGFGTSMDSKSSSWGM, from the exons ATGTCGGAGCTGTACATCCgtgtggcggaggaggagaacgaggagccGATGGAGATCCCCTCGGAGGACGACGGGACCGTGTTGCTGTCGTCGGTGGCGGCTCAGTTTCCAGGGGCGTGCGGGCTGCGCTACAGGAACCCGGAGTCCCAGTGCATGAGGGGGGTCCGGCTCGTGGAGGGGGTCCTGAATGCACCTGAGAACGACTGGGGGAATCTGGTCTACGTCGTCAATTATCCCAAAG ATAACAAAAGGAAGATGGATGAAATAGATGCTGCCTCAGCCGTGAAAGTCAAGAGGGGCTTTCAGAAGACATCAGATCTTATTGTCCTCGGGCTACCATGGAAAACATCAGAACAAGACTTGAAAGATTATTTCACTACTTTCGGGGAGGTCATCATGGTGCAG GTGAAGAGAGATGCAAAAACTGGCAACTCAAAAGGATTTGGATTTGTCCGATTCACTGAATACGAGACACAGACCAAAGTCATTGCTCAGAGACATATGATTGATGGAAGGTGGTGTGATTGCAAACTTCCTAACTCAAGG GCGTGTCCTGATGAGCCGATGAGAAGCCGTAAAATCTTTGTTGGCCGCTGCACAGAGGACATGTCCACTGATGAACTGAGGCAGTACTTCATGCAGTATGGTGAAGTCACTGATGTCTTCATCCCCAAACCTTTCCGGGCTTTTGCATTTGTCACATTTGCTGACGACCAG gtcGCCCAAGCCCTGTGTGGCGAGGACTTGATCATCAAGGGCATCAGCGTGCACATCTCTAATGCTGAgcccaaacacaacaacagtagGCAAATGATGGATCGTGGGCGGTTTGGGGCTGGTGGGTTCAGTCAGGGCTATGGCAGTAATCGTGGTGGGCTAGGCAGCGGTAGCAGTGGGGTTAACTTTGGGGCTCTCGGTCTTAACCCTGCAATGGTGGCCGCTGCTCAGGCAGCTCTACAGAGCAGTTGGGGAATGATGGGCATGCTGGCTAACCAGCAGGGTCTGACCACAACGGCAGGCACACCCACTACAACCCGAGACCAGACCTATAGCTCTGCCAGCACCAGTTACAGCAGCCCCAGCTCGGCTAGCCTCGGCTGGGCTGCAGGAACTAACCCCGCCTCCAACAGCGGCTTCAGCTCTGGCTTTGGCACGTCTATGGACTCTAAGTCTTCTAGTTGGGGAATGTAG
- the c6h1orf127 gene encoding uncharacterized protein C1orf127 homolog translates to MTCPVVSVLPAREEIQCDPENIQVIRQVPHDNWNNELQWDLSLSDHLIVAMEDASLIQMNIVTNGSDIIVRGRRREILSPVKVMENEGEFLALKLVSGQYAYSMEAMCPTVTTSTAEETVMHIFKRLLGLTKRGSTHTEELTVSDVSVNQTQNFTVHETSEFVSLIIPTTQILQTKTCTDSKQLLQSFYRVDVVLTFKETNHKMHWTMENTMPCTEDSLLGFQASSELPDSSHWS, encoded by the exons ATGACATGCCCTGTGGTTTCTGTGCTGCCCGCCAGAGAAGAAATCCAGTGTGACCCTGAGAATATTCAG GTGATTAGACAAGTTCCCCACGACAACTGGAATAATGAG TTGCAGTGGGATCTGTCGTTGAGCGACCACCTCATTGTGGCGATGGAGGACGCCAGCCTCATCCAGATGAATATCGTCACAAATGGATCAGATATTATAGTccgaggcaggaggagggagatccTGAGTCCTGTGAAG GTGATGGAAAATGAAGGGGAGTTCTTGGCCTTGAAGCTGGTCAGTGGTCAGTATGCCTACAGTATGGAGGCTATGTGTCCAACAG tgaccacctccacagcagaAGAGACTGTGATGCACATTTTCAAACGACTCCTGGGCCTGACCAAGCGAGGCAGCACCCACACCGAGGAACTGACTGTCAGTGACGTGTCAGTGAACCAGACACAGAATTTCACTGTGCACGAGACGAGTGAATTTGTGTCACTGATCATCCCGACAACCCAAATACTGCAAACCAAG ACCTGCACAGACAGCAAACAACTCCTGCAGTCTTTCTACAGGGTGGATGTTGTGCTCACCTTCAAAGAGACAAATCACAAAATGCACTGGACCATGGAGAACACAATGCCATGCACAG AGGACTCACTACTGGGCTTCCAGGCCTCCTCTGAGCTGCCAGATTCCTCACACTGGTCTTGA